The DNA sequence GAATTCTGCAGTCTTGTCTTCTTTGGATAGGAAGTCTGCAACTGTGATTAGCATAAGTGGAAGaccttcacatttttttgcaATTGTCTCTCCCAATTTCTTTAGGTGAGGAGGGAAACCCTCTTCACCAAACAGCTTCTCACCaagtaatttattactttCATCTTCATTCAACAAGCAAAGTGTAGCATGATTTGCACATTCTTCAAGTTTGAGCCTGCTTGTAACCAGGATTCGGACATTCTCTCCTGCCAAGTAGTTATCCATTACATATGTGTCCCATTCCCAAacatcatccaacacaatGAGACATTTCTTAAATATCAATCTCTCTTTCAAGAGTCCAAGTAATttctcctcatcctcatcatctCCTTGGGTAAACACTTGGTTGCTAGTGTTGGGATCCACTTGAGCTAGAGTGCATCTTAATATTTCATAAGGTTCACACTTTCTGCCCACTTTGACCCATGCTCGATGCTCGAAATGTGTCTGAATTGATGGATCCTCAAATACTTTCTTAACAAGAGTTGTCTTTCCAACACCTGCCATCCCTGTCACTAAAAACCGATTCCCCTGATCTTTGATAAGATAATCCCTGACTTTTTCAAATACAACAGATGATCCTACCATCATTGAGTTGATTCCACCGAAATCAATTCTTGAGGAAACAGgttcaccttcttcttctggCATATTCAGCAGTTCTATGTCGTACTCCGCCTCCATCGCTGTCACCCTCTCGACAAACGAATCAACACTCTGTCCCAGACTCTGCAGATCTACAGATAAATACAAGTGTTCTCTCTCACCTAGGGATGACCGTTTAAGTTGTGTCAGAATCCGATCGAGGGAAAACTGATCTATCTCATCTCTTGATGAGCTCTCGAGTTGTGGAAGAATCTGTTGATACACATGAGACTCTAGTAAATCTTCGAATTCCCATATGGCCTCTTTGATTCGTTCATCCAAAGCATACACCTTCGTCCTGATCTTGCTGAAGCCAGTCTCCTCCAATTTTAGCAGAACTTTCTGCAAGCGAACCATGGCGTTGAAGGCCTTGGCCAGCACAGAGATCTTTGCGAAGAAGACGCGGCCGCATCCTATAATTGAGATAAATCGCTGCAACATTAGCCAATATCACCCATTCTAAATATGAATTATGGAACTCGGAAACTAGCGGAATCCGAAACGATTGTTGAATACGCGGATTCGTATAGTTTAGATAAACCGCTACATTATAAGCTGTCATCACCGCTTTGAAATATGAATGATCAAACACAGCACAACAGAAAGCAATGAACTGCAAGATTTTAGGAATGGGAGGAGGAACCAGAAAAATGCGAGGCGCTGCTAGGATAAGCCTGGCCGTCTTCTTGAGAGAAACGGCTGCACCATAAGCCGCCATGAATGGTCAAGGAATTGAGTATGCTAAAATTGTTGGTGGGGGTGAAGATGGAGGAGTTGAAATTGCTAAAATGATTTTTGCTAATAACGTGTATTGAGTCTATTGACTGACGATCCAATaatgcaaaaatattatttttcaatcatGTCGATTGGATTGGAATAagtcaattgaatattttaacgTTGATTATGGCCTCTGGGAATATACTAATAACTTGAAGATATACATGCCACTTTAGgaattacaaaaattgaagtggagcaatattttttatggctAACGttccaaaatagaaagaaggtctattttttatgaaaatgtatGGTGTTTGGAACTGAATATTGTTATTAAGTGGAGGTAAAATTGGGTAATAACTAAATTGTTATAGCATACACAAATTATATATGctcttttccaaaaataagtaAAGTATACTCGGATACTTCGATTTCGATTAAAATTTGATGGTCTAGATAAATTGTCACGCAGCGTGTCTGTTGATCATTGTAGTTTGATCATTGTAGTAGCTCACGGAAACATGTATGAAATCTCACTGAAGATAGTACTACCTTCGttgcaaaaaaatatactccctctgtcccattaaaaatgaaacgtttcctaaaatggaaacaactctatctctaatttttcatctctcttactttactctctcttctttaactcacaaaacaacactacataaaatcctcGTGCTgattcccaaatgttgcattttaagtgggacggagagagtacttgGTACTGGTCAATcctttaaaaatgaaacgtttcctaaaatgaaaacaactctatctctactttttcatctctcttacttgactccctcttctttaactcacaaaataacactatataaaatctcatgccaattcccaaatattgcattttaagtggaacggagagagtacttgGTACTGGTCAATCCGAGCATTAATGTCAAATTGGTAAAACAAGAGAGATGGACATAAAAGTAGTTGAGTTAttgttaaagaaaattatatcatTTGAACCAATTGGTAAGTAGTTGAGTTAttgttaaagaaaattatatcatTTGAACCAATTGGTATTATCTAATCTCGCTTAGGCCTCTTCTGTATGGGCTTCAACAATAGCTATTGGGCCCGTTTTCCAAAATCATTTTGTATGAGTAATATGGTCTCAGTTATTTGGTCGTCTGAGctttttatgtattttctttttcttctctttcgtATAAGATGATAcagttttttttagtttatcaaaAATAAGATTACACATTTcaactttccaaaattttatctCTTCtgttaatacactcaaccattttttctctccttAGTTAAATATTCAACcatctttgttttctccatttaatacttacactcacattatctctttccaattaaacacactaaccaataactcctaaaattccGTATCaactaagaaatgtgtcatcttagtcgggacagagtgagtaatattttagccctcttttttgtatttataaaaagtCAACTACATAACTTGATTTACTTGTTCAATTATTTCGTCAGTGGAATGTGGCCCAGTTTTTGTAACTGTAATgtgaattgttcattaaatccactagaaaaaataaataaaaagctTTTCCACCTTCTAGATTCGAACATGCATATGGTCGAATAGCTGAAAATAGttcttagtttttttaataaggaaaaaaggttgaataattttctaactcctatatatgtatattcaGAGTTAGTTAAAAAACCTACTCTAAAATGTGATAGCGTGAAAACACggatatataaaattaatacatttatcattaatttaattgtactagaaaatatgaaaagaaaataatatgcaAGGAAACGGAAATTTCAAGGAAACTACGtctctttcattttcttggTTGCTAAGTTGAAACcatcatttcattaattttcttagTCATAGTAATAGGTATAGATGGATGTAGTATGGAAATTGCAAATGACACGACATTATATTTAAGTCCAGCCGGGAATGAAGTTATACCTATATATAGGTGGATCCATTATAAATACTAAAAGTTTTAAAGGTAGAAAGATGAACCATAGTATGATTCAAACGATTAAACAAAGTAAGATGctgcaattattttatttttcatcttcacaataaaaaaagagatatTTGCCTTGTGTTATCAAATCTCATTAATAtaggaatatatatttatgggaACATGATCATTTTAGATACTTCATTTTCGGTCATGGTAAATatagttatttaaaaaaaaatatttcaatctcATGCATTTCATAACTCCATCTGTATGAACtgaatcaatttaaaaattatatccatGTTTAGCTATTTAGTTATACATCaggatttaatttattcttttttatcacAACTCTACATCAATGTATCTACGTGGGAGATGATTTAATAAaactcaatttaatatttacaacATTGCTAATAtataaactaaacaaaaaaaaataattttaataattcatcAATTACAGCGAGGCAACAATATTTCTGAAAAAGGCTTCTAAGATGGACGAATGGGCTTCCTTTTGGAATCaaactcattttctattttttaaagct is a window from the Salvia hispanica cultivar TCC Black 2014 chromosome 1, UniMelb_Shisp_WGS_1.0, whole genome shotgun sequence genome containing:
- the LOC125220740 gene encoding putative late blight resistance protein homolog R1B-17, which produces MAAYGAAVSLKKTARLILAAPRIFLRFISIIGCGRVFFAKISVLAKAFNAMVRLQKVLLKLEETGFSKIRTKVYALDERIKEAIWEFEDLLESHVYQQILPQLESSSRDEIDQFSLDRILTQLKRSSLGEREHLYLSVDLQSLGQSVDSFVERVTAMEAEYDIELLNMPEEEGEPVSSRIDFGGINSMMVGSSVVFEKVRDYLIKDQGNRFLVTGMAGVGKTTLVKKVFEDPSIQTHFEHRAWVKVGRKCEPYEILRCTLAQVDPNTSNQVFTQGDDEDEEKLLGLLKERLIFKKCLIVLDDVWEWDTYVMDNYLAGENVRILVTSRLKLEECANHATLCLLNEDESNKLLGEKLFGEEGFPPHLKKLGETIAKKCEGLPLMLITVADFLSKEDKTAEFWTEVAQKQHNSVFMDSYNQISKVLFPSYDYLPQYLKMLFLYMGAFPPYSNIDIDNIIYMLIAEGFLEWREEETLRHFFTQCLARLTFLYNLVVLDREPRESWFSTKDFRVHSCWQYVCKKEASKIKFLHVIQSCNDDVMKDQRRLCAHCNTLFAFKQVYDSIKSDCAPIVRSLLCLGPYNQYPVPIHDMDLKLLRVLDATKVRFYHIPLEFMKLVCLRYLALTCNLEIPISISNLLHLKTLIIKPHLNIRKCGFVSYMPAEIWDMHELLYIEATGRDLPTPNSDATLKYLSSIFGVSAKSCTREILIKIPNLNQLGIIMELKPYDDDDVSNLTRALGHISEQLPNLGLLSYDVTNPDTKNEFMVPLSMFPSGLTMLDLSGSGCP